From Humisphaera borealis, the proteins below share one genomic window:
- a CDS encoding peroxiredoxin family protein: MRFSKNLQSLSIAVAAACGVAAGFAGLTYTASPVQAAAAAELKVGDAAPDFSLPASDGKTYKLSDFKGKQAVVIAWFPKAFTGGCTTECKSLAANGDKIRKFDVAYFMASVDPVDGPKGNKAFAESEKTDFPILGDEKKTAAAAYGVLNAKGMSNRWTIYIDKEGKIAAIDKAVKPATSAEDMIAKLKELKVAQK; encoded by the coding sequence ATGCGCTTCTCGAAGAATCTTCAATCATTGTCGATCGCGGTTGCGGCCGCCTGCGGTGTCGCCGCGGGCTTTGCCGGGCTGACCTACACCGCATCCCCGGTTCAGGCTGCCGCCGCAGCCGAGCTGAAGGTCGGCGACGCCGCCCCTGACTTTTCGCTCCCCGCCAGCGACGGCAAGACCTACAAGCTGTCCGATTTCAAGGGCAAGCAGGCGGTGGTGATCGCGTGGTTCCCCAAGGCGTTCACCGGCGGATGCACGACCGAGTGCAAATCGCTCGCCGCCAACGGGGACAAGATCCGGAAGTTTGACGTCGCGTACTTCATGGCGAGCGTCGATCCGGTGGACGGGCCGAAGGGGAACAAGGCGTTCGCCGAATCGGAGAAGACCGACTTCCCGATCCTCGGCGACGAGAAGAAGACAGCCGCCGCCGCGTACGGCGTGCTGAACGCCAAGGGCATGTCCAACCGCTGGACGATTTATATCGACAAGGAAGGCAAGATCGCCGCGATCGACAAGGCGGTAAAGCCGGCGACCAGCGCCGAAGACATGATCGCGAAGCTGAAGGAACTGAAGGTCGCGCAGAAGTAA
- a CDS encoding prolyl oligopeptidase family serine peptidase: MLLVLLRLSAAQGAEGVYRDKIDPHWSADGSQFWYRNDLPGGQREFIRVDAAAGKRAPAFDHARVADALAKATNKPVVAGRLPIESLDFGQAPTTLILVGRGGDAAWRLDLTTYGLTKVDPPAGKPGASGARQLPGPRPSRFGGDGDESELTFVNRTPKPIDLFWIDPDGDRRKFATVAPGRRSTQGTYAGHVWVAVDPDGKDVAFFEAGAAASTVTVEPGAKPMPHVDDADDDGDAMVFPESATRPAGRKPAAGRRSPRGPASPDGKWVVAVRDDNLLLRPAAGGDEQPLTTDGKAGDGYSPDRVWWSPDSSHVVAMRVLTPEERKVYTVESSPKDQLQPKLRTLDYNKPGDPIDHPRPRLFRVADRRAVPIKDDLFPTPWSINDLRWSADSSRFTFVYNQRGHQVLRLIAVDAATGDARAIVEERSNTFIHYSGKFYCQWVGEDELVWASERDGWNHLWLYDAKAGKVKNQITNGPWLVRGVDRLDTNTRQVWFRAMGMKSGQDPYHVHVCRANVDGSGLTVLTDGDGTHDVQWSPDRRYLIDRWSRVDQPPITELRNAETGKLVCRLEEADASEALAARGGRWPTRFAAKGRDGKTDIYGVVWLPRDFDPAKRYPVLENIYAGPQDFFAPVAFRPSWGERQRLADRGMIVVQADGMGTDGRGKAFHDICHKNLKDAGFPDRIAWCRAASARFTQMDLSRVGIYGGSAGGQNAMAALLWHNDFYSVAVADCGCHDNRMDKIWWNEQWMGWPVDESYAASSNAVNAGLLKGKLMLIVGEMDNNVDPASTMQVVGALQKADKDFDLVVIVGGKHGAAETPYGTRRRAEFLVKNLIGTK; encoded by the coding sequence TTGCTTCTGGTTCTCCTACGGCTATCGGCGGCACAGGGTGCCGAGGGGGTCTATCGCGACAAGATCGATCCGCACTGGTCGGCCGACGGGTCGCAGTTCTGGTACCGCAACGATCTGCCCGGAGGACAGCGGGAGTTCATCCGTGTCGATGCCGCCGCCGGCAAACGCGCACCCGCGTTCGACCACGCCCGCGTCGCCGATGCACTGGCCAAGGCCACGAACAAACCCGTCGTCGCCGGCCGACTGCCGATTGAATCCCTCGACTTTGGCCAAGCACCTACCACGCTGATCCTCGTCGGGCGCGGCGGTGACGCCGCCTGGCGGCTGGATCTGACGACGTACGGGCTGACCAAGGTCGATCCGCCCGCCGGCAAACCCGGCGCGTCCGGGGCTCGCCAGTTGCCCGGGCCGCGGCCGAGCCGCTTCGGCGGCGACGGTGACGAATCCGAGCTCACCTTCGTCAACCGAACCCCCAAACCGATCGACCTCTTCTGGATCGATCCCGACGGCGACCGCCGGAAGTTTGCGACCGTCGCCCCCGGCCGGCGGAGCACACAGGGCACCTACGCCGGCCACGTGTGGGTCGCGGTCGATCCCGACGGCAAAGACGTCGCGTTCTTCGAAGCCGGTGCGGCCGCCTCGACGGTCACCGTCGAACCTGGCGCGAAACCAATGCCACACGTGGACGACGCAGATGATGATGGCGACGCCATGGTGTTCCCCGAATCGGCCACCCGCCCCGCCGGCCGAAAGCCTGCCGCCGGTCGCCGATCGCCGCGTGGCCCGGCGTCGCCGGACGGCAAATGGGTCGTCGCCGTGCGCGACGACAACCTGCTGCTCCGCCCCGCCGCCGGCGGCGACGAACAGCCGCTGACCACCGACGGCAAGGCCGGCGACGGCTACTCGCCCGACCGCGTCTGGTGGTCGCCGGATTCGTCGCACGTCGTCGCGATGCGGGTGCTGACACCCGAAGAGCGAAAGGTCTACACCGTCGAGTCGTCGCCCAAGGACCAGTTGCAGCCGAAGCTCCGCACGCTCGACTACAACAAGCCCGGCGATCCGATCGACCACCCGCGCCCCCGGCTGTTCCGCGTCGCCGACCGCCGGGCCGTGCCGATCAAGGACGACCTGTTCCCGACGCCCTGGTCGATCAACGACCTCCGCTGGTCGGCCGATTCGTCGCGGTTTACCTTCGTCTACAACCAGCGCGGCCACCAGGTGCTCCGGCTGATCGCGGTCGATGCCGCCACCGGCGACGCCCGCGCGATCGTCGAGGAGCGCAGCAACACCTTCATCCACTACTCCGGGAAGTTCTACTGCCAGTGGGTCGGCGAGGATGAACTGGTCTGGGCCAGCGAGCGCGACGGCTGGAACCACCTGTGGCTCTACGACGCCAAGGCCGGCAAGGTGAAGAACCAGATCACCAACGGCCCCTGGCTGGTGCGCGGCGTCGATCGGCTGGACACGAACACGCGGCAGGTCTGGTTCCGCGCCATGGGTATGAAGTCGGGGCAGGACCCCTACCACGTCCACGTCTGCCGGGCGAACGTCGACGGCTCCGGGCTGACCGTCCTTACCGACGGCGACGGCACGCACGATGTGCAGTGGTCGCCCGACCGCCGATACCTCATCGACCGCTGGTCGCGCGTCGATCAGCCGCCCATCACCGAGCTGCGCAACGCCGAGACCGGCAAGCTGGTGTGCCGCCTGGAAGAGGCGGACGCGTCCGAGGCGCTCGCCGCCCGCGGCGGCCGCTGGCCGACGCGCTTCGCCGCCAAGGGTCGCGACGGCAAGACGGATATCTACGGCGTGGTCTGGCTGCCGCGTGATTTCGACCCCGCCAAGCGGTACCCCGTGCTGGAAAACATCTACGCCGGCCCGCAGGACTTCTTCGCCCCCGTCGCATTCCGCCCGAGTTGGGGCGAGCGGCAGCGGCTGGCCGACCGCGGCATGATCGTCGTGCAGGCCGACGGCATGGGCACCGACGGCCGTGGCAAGGCGTTCCACGACATCTGCCACAAGAACCTCAAGGACGCCGGCTTCCCCGATCGCATCGCCTGGTGCCGCGCCGCGTCGGCGCGGTTCACGCAGATGGACCTGTCCCGCGTCGGCATTTACGGCGGATCGGCAGGCGGACAAAACGCGATGGCCGCCCTTCTCTGGCACAACGACTTCTATAGCGTCGCCGTCGCCGACTGCGGCTGCCACGACAACCGGATGGACAAGATCTGGTGGAACGAGCAGTGGATGGGCTGGCCGGTAGACGAGAGCTACGCCGCCAGTTCCAACGCCGTCAACGCCGGGTTGCTGAAGGGGAAGTTGATGCTGATCGTCGGCGAGATGGACAACAACGTAGACCCCGCGTCGACGATGCAGGTGGTCGGCGCGCTGCAGAAGGCCGACAAGGATTTTGATCTGGTGGTCATCGTCGGCGGCAAGCACGGCGCCGCCGAGACCCCCTACGGCACCCGCCGGCGGGCGGAGTTCCTGGTGAAGAACCTGATCGGTACGAAGTAG
- a CDS encoding IS5 family transposase: MRGKTDRQAVLFVASIDLEARVRPDHPLRAIKRMADQDLAKMSRRFDTAYAQEGRPSVPPERLIKAMLLQSLYSIRSEAQLVERIDHDLLFRWFLDLRIDELVFDATVFSHNRVRLEKHGLIDAFFNSTVRRAIAIGLVSSDHFSVDGSLIEAYASIKSFKSKDRDDSGDSNGFKGRNAEVDFHGQKRSNDTHESTTDPDAKLIRKSDGQPARLAHALHAIVENRHGLVLAVEVNSPLDNSEPKTAVSLLDRVKERFKITPKTLGADKGYDQGPFLLDLEKRKITPHVATKDGPIGGEPGTRYSKVNTETIAARKRMRKRESGVGYSISQRCRKKIEECFGWVKTIGGLARTRLIGHRKTGQQAHIAAAAFNLIRLRSLSGVA; the protein is encoded by the coding sequence ATGCGTGGCAAGACGGATCGGCAGGCAGTTCTGTTCGTGGCGTCGATTGACCTGGAGGCCCGTGTCCGCCCGGATCACCCGCTGCGGGCCATCAAGCGGATGGCGGATCAGGATCTGGCGAAGATGAGCCGCCGGTTCGACACCGCCTATGCCCAGGAAGGCCGGCCCAGTGTGCCGCCGGAGCGATTGATCAAGGCGATGCTGCTGCAGTCGCTCTACTCGATCCGCTCTGAGGCACAGCTCGTCGAGCGGATCGACCACGATCTGCTGTTCCGCTGGTTCCTGGATCTGCGGATCGACGAGCTGGTGTTCGACGCCACTGTTTTCAGCCACAACCGGGTCCGGCTGGAGAAGCACGGTTTGATCGACGCGTTCTTCAACAGTACGGTGCGTCGGGCGATCGCGATCGGGCTGGTCAGCTCCGACCACTTCTCCGTCGACGGCTCGCTGATCGAGGCATACGCATCAATCAAGAGCTTCAAGTCCAAGGACCGAGACGATTCCGGGGACTCCAACGGCTTCAAGGGCCGCAACGCGGAAGTCGACTTCCACGGACAGAAGCGGTCGAACGATACGCACGAATCAACGACTGATCCTGACGCGAAGCTGATCCGCAAGAGCGACGGTCAGCCGGCGCGGCTTGCCCACGCGCTGCACGCGATCGTGGAGAACCGGCACGGTCTGGTGCTGGCGGTCGAGGTCAACTCGCCGCTGGACAACAGCGAGCCGAAGACCGCGGTGTCGTTGTTGGACCGCGTGAAGGAGCGATTCAAGATCACGCCTAAGACGCTGGGCGCAGACAAAGGATACGACCAAGGGCCGTTTCTGCTCGACCTGGAGAAACGAAAGATCACGCCGCACGTGGCGACCAAGGACGGACCGATCGGCGGGGAGCCGGGAACCCGCTACAGCAAGGTGAACACCGAGACGATCGCGGCCCGCAAGCGGATGCGAAAGCGAGAGAGTGGCGTTGGGTACTCGATCAGCCAACGGTGCCGCAAGAAGATTGAGGAGTGCTTCGGCTGGGTGAAGACGATCGGCGGCCTGGCGCGGACGCGTCTGATCGGCCACCGCAAGACCGGCCAGCAGGCGCACATTGCCGCGGCGGCGTTCAACCTGATCCGGTTGCGCTCACTGTCGGGCGTAGCATGA
- a CDS encoding APC family permease: protein MSAERPRNVGWKQAGGLLFGDWGTSRLYVLGLALFFAGRTSFWLILAMSVLIMAVGWAYSQICRIYPDGGGVYTAAKSKSRTLAVVGALLLFADYTVTASLSALDAFHYFGLGAEHAHVEKGQVDKGPDTDASLDPHRQTPPSTADELFAWRSPALWGIVAVAVIGMFNLMGPKHTGGFAIAAAVGMVFITLLITAFALPQVPWADLPQRIPSLSDTLQHQPTALWVSFVSIVLALSGVEAIANLTGVMKKPVAHTARKAIWVVATEVAVFNVLLALFMLSISPIDRDAHQADMAAFLTGHYVGQWGELAVRIIGGVLLLSAANTAITDMISVQYLMARDGELPQVMTRLNRFGVPWLPAVVAASVPIIVLLISHDLDSLAALYAIGVIGAVAINVTLCAMHPRLRRMQRKVPMLVLGVILLAIWVTLAFVKREALLFVTVVMVLGLSARQLNRFLAQRRGPKPSILRQAIAEQLPDNVALMPKVLLATYGSEALAAPAFAEAKRIGAAVVVAFVRQVNLSYKYDAAERLTIDTDLAALRTFARFLDLGHEAGVPVIPIYDTGTNAAELLAESAAMYGVDRVLIGTSRRGAIHKFIKGNFQKQLEYLLPPDTKIVVVPPPADGLPHRADASVDEEALETVGPKT, encoded by the coding sequence TTGTCTGCTGAACGTCCAAGGAATGTCGGCTGGAAACAGGCCGGCGGCCTGCTTTTTGGTGACTGGGGCACCAGTCGTCTCTACGTGCTGGGCCTGGCCCTTTTCTTCGCGGGGCGCACCAGCTTCTGGCTCATTCTCGCGATGAGCGTGCTCATCATGGCGGTCGGCTGGGCGTACTCCCAGATCTGCCGCATTTACCCCGACGGCGGCGGTGTCTACACCGCCGCCAAAAGCAAGAGCCGAACCCTCGCCGTCGTCGGCGCATTGCTGCTGTTTGCCGACTACACGGTGACTGCGTCGCTGAGCGCGCTCGACGCGTTCCACTACTTCGGTCTCGGCGCCGAGCATGCACATGTCGAGAAGGGGCAGGTCGACAAAGGCCCCGATACCGATGCGTCCCTCGACCCCCACCGACAGACGCCACCCAGCACCGCCGACGAACTCTTCGCCTGGCGAAGCCCGGCACTCTGGGGCATCGTCGCGGTTGCCGTCATCGGGATGTTCAACCTGATGGGGCCGAAACACACCGGCGGTTTTGCCATCGCGGCGGCCGTGGGGATGGTGTTCATCACACTCCTCATCACCGCGTTCGCGCTGCCGCAGGTGCCCTGGGCCGACCTGCCGCAGAGAATCCCCTCACTTTCCGACACGCTGCAACACCAGCCGACGGCGCTGTGGGTCTCGTTCGTCTCAATCGTCCTGGCGCTGTCCGGCGTTGAGGCGATCGCCAACCTCACCGGCGTGATGAAGAAGCCCGTCGCCCATACCGCCCGCAAGGCGATCTGGGTCGTCGCGACCGAGGTCGCCGTCTTCAACGTCCTCCTGGCGTTGTTCATGCTTTCGATCTCCCCGATCGACCGCGACGCCCACCAGGCTGACATGGCCGCCTTCCTCACCGGGCACTACGTCGGTCAGTGGGGCGAACTGGCCGTACGCATCATCGGCGGCGTGCTGCTGCTCTCGGCGGCCAACACCGCCATCACCGACATGATCTCCGTCCAGTACCTCATGGCCCGCGACGGCGAACTGCCGCAGGTCATGACGCGGCTGAATCGTTTCGGCGTGCCCTGGCTGCCGGCGGTGGTCGCGGCATCGGTCCCCATCATCGTCCTGCTGATCAGCCACGACCTCGACAGCCTCGCCGCGCTCTACGCCATCGGCGTGATCGGCGCGGTCGCGATCAACGTCACCCTCTGCGCCATGCACCCGCGCCTCCGCCGCATGCAACGCAAGGTGCCGATGCTCGTGCTGGGTGTCATCCTGCTGGCGATCTGGGTGACGCTCGCGTTCGTCAAGCGCGAGGCGCTGCTTTTCGTCACCGTCGTCATGGTGCTCGGGCTGTCGGCCCGTCAGCTCAACCGATTCCTCGCCCAGCGCCGCGGACCCAAGCCCAGCATCCTCCGACAGGCGATCGCCGAGCAGCTCCCCGACAACGTCGCACTCATGCCCAAGGTTCTCCTGGCCACCTACGGCTCGGAAGCGCTCGCGGCGCCGGCGTTCGCCGAGGCCAAGCGCATCGGCGCGGCGGTCGTGGTCGCGTTCGTGCGGCAGGTCAACCTGTCCTACAAATACGACGCCGCCGAACGGCTGACGATCGACACCGACCTGGCCGCCCTCCGCACGTTCGCGCGTTTTCTCGACCTTGGTCACGAGGCCGGCGTGCCCGTCATCCCCATCTACGACACCGGCACCAACGCGGCGGAACTGCTGGCCGAATCGGCGGCGATGTACGGCGTGGACCGCGTGCTGATCGGCACCAGCCGACGCGGCGCGATCCACAAGTTCATCAAGGGAAACTTCCAGAAGCAGCTCGAATACCTGCTCCCACCCGACACCAAGATCGTCGTCGTCCCGCCACCGGCCGACGGCCTGCCCCACCGCGCCGATGCTTCGGTGGACGAAGAGGCACTCGAGACCGTCGGGCCCAAGACCTGA
- a CDS encoding HPF/RaiA family ribosome-associated protein, whose product MTQKNTTSRSGHDHKGPASAKLPAGESGKQLNATTSAKEARLNEAGLGGNRTGKASATGKRAQARRDAKPEVVPAVDTLTQSSNASTSSNEAPEPQTPRIQVQVNTDHNVKGSEALELHVQSTVDASLGRFGDKITRVEIHLSDDNGSKSKGDDKRCLLEARPAGMKPLVVTHVGGTINEAVGGAVDKMKKLLDSTFAKRRDPQGRTLRGESPAAE is encoded by the coding sequence ATGACGCAGAAAAACACAACTTCTCGCAGCGGTCACGATCACAAAGGGCCGGCATCGGCCAAACTTCCCGCCGGCGAATCGGGGAAGCAGTTGAACGCCACGACTTCCGCCAAGGAAGCCCGCCTGAATGAAGCGGGTCTGGGCGGCAATCGCACTGGGAAGGCATCCGCGACCGGCAAGCGTGCCCAGGCGCGGCGCGATGCAAAACCGGAAGTCGTCCCCGCGGTCGACACGCTGACCCAATCATCGAACGCATCGACCTCATCCAACGAAGCGCCCGAACCCCAGACGCCCCGGATCCAGGTCCAGGTCAACACCGATCACAACGTCAAGGGGAGTGAGGCGCTCGAGCTGCATGTTCAGTCCACCGTCGATGCCTCGCTCGGCCGATTCGGCGACAAGATCACCCGTGTCGAAATCCACCTCAGTGATGACAACGGCAGCAAGTCCAAAGGCGACGACAAACGCTGCCTCCTGGAAGCTCGCCCGGCGGGCATGAAACCCCTCGTCGTCACCCACGTCGGCGGAACCATCAACGAAGCGGTTGGCGGTGCGGTCGATAAGATGAAAAAACTTCTCGACAGTACGTTCGCCAAGCGACGTGATCCGCAGGGGCGTACGTTGCGTGGCGAATCGCCGGCCGCTGAATGA
- a CDS encoding type II toxin-antitoxin system VapC family toxin: MIVIDTPVWIWWVDDHPKLNRSVRDRIDRERDVRVCAVSLLEIATAVSLNRLILRPSVRAWLEVAQTAEQIRIEPLTDALCLESVSLPGDFHRDPADRLIVALARLLETELVTADEKIIAYSGVRTIPAS, encoded by the coding sequence TTGATCGTCATTGACACCCCTGTCTGGATCTGGTGGGTGGATGATCATCCAAAGCTCAACCGGTCCGTGCGCGACCGGATCGATCGCGAGCGCGATGTCAGAGTCTGCGCGGTTTCCCTGCTTGAGATCGCGACTGCGGTGTCATTGAATCGGCTGATTCTTCGACCGTCCGTCCGAGCATGGCTGGAAGTCGCACAGACTGCCGAGCAGATTCGAATCGAGCCTTTGACCGACGCATTGTGTCTCGAATCGGTCAGTCTGCCCGGCGACTTTCATCGGGATCCGGCAGACCGACTAATCGTGGCCCTTGCCCGGCTGCTCGAAACGGAACTAGTCACCGCCGACGAGAAGATCATTGCATATTCCGGTGTTCGGACGATCCCGGCATCGTGA